The nucleotide window CACACCACGGCCACCGTGGCTCACGGGCAGCTTATGCTGGGCTACGGGCTGTACCTGGTGAGTCCGGTTATCGCCTCGTTTCACCTGCGCGACGCGGCGCACGCGCCTACCTCACTGTTTTTCGGCGTCCAGCACGTGGCGTTGATGACGCTGGCCATTACGGTGCTCACCATCGGCTCGGCCCTGGCCAAGCGTCAAACAACCGACCAGGCAAAGTTCCGCACAATGGCTCTGTGGTTTGCGCTGGCCTTAGTGCTCATCCTGGTAGCCATTCCGTGGCCCTTCTCCCCGCTGGCACAGCGGCCGCTTCTTCGCTTTTAAGGCAACAAACTATGTTCAAATCACCTATTGGCCGCCTGCGCCTGCTGGCATTGGCCGAAGGCATTTCGCTGCTGCTGCTCGTCGGGGTGGCCGTGCCCCTGAAACACTTTTACGGCAACCCGGCACTGGTGCGCGCCCTCGGGCCGGTGCATGGGCTGCTGTTTCTGCTTTTCGTGCTTAACACCCTGCGCGTGGGCGTGGAGTACCGCTGGCGCTTCGCCACTACCACCTGGAAAGTGCTGCTGGCCTGCCTCGTGCCCTTCGGCACCTTCTACGTGGACTACAAAATCCTGGCCCCGCTGCAAAAGCAGATGAGGTAGCGCCGGCTTTTGCGCCGCCGCAGCTGCTTTAGCTGAGTGGCTCCGGGCCAGCGGGGAAATGCTCGTGCAGAATCTGGTCGACTTTTTCCCGGGTCAGGGGCTTGGTGAGGTAGCCGGCAATGGGCAGGTTCTGCATGCTGGCCACGTCGTTGGGGTTGAGCGACGTAGTAAGCATGATGATAACCACGGCCGGGTTGTCGGTGGGCGGGCGCCGGGTGTAAGCCTGCAGAAACTCCATACCGTTCATACGGGGCATCTTCATGTCCAGCAGAATCAGGGCCGGACAGGTGGGCGAGGCCACCGGCGCGCAGTGCGTGTGCAGCAGGTCCAGAGCCTCCTGGCCGTTGGTGGCCACCAGCACCGTGTCGGTAATGGCCATGCGCCGGAGCAGCGTCTGGTTCAGGTAGTTGGTCGTCTCGTCGTCGTCGACGAGCAGGGTACAGGAAATGGCAGCCATGCAGCAGAAAGCAGAAAGTCAAAGGCAGCGTCAGGCGGCAGCGCCAGGCACCTGGGGCAGGTGTACGAAGAAAGTGGTGCCGGCGCCGGGCTGGGAGTGCACTTCGATGTGGCCGCCGGCATTGTCGACCATGCGCTTGACCATGTAGAGGCCAATACCTGAGCCCTCCACGTGGGTGTGAAAGCGCTGGAACATGCTGAACAGGCGGGGTCGGTAGGAGGGCTCGATGCCCAGGCCGTTGTCGTGCACTTCCAGCACGGTGTAGCCCGGGCGTACGTGGGCCCGCACGTCCACGCGGGGCGGCCGGTTGGGTGAGTGGTACTTGAGCGCGTTGCTGAGCAGGTTGTAGACCACCGAGCGCAGGTTTTTCTCCGAGAACTGAATGGCCGGGCGGGCCGCCACGTCAATAACCAGCTTGGCGCCGGTGGCCTGCAGCAGGGGTAGCAGATCCTGACGCACGTCCTCCACCACGGCGGCCAGATCCACGGACGTGGCCGGCGCATCGTGCTCCTTCTGCAGCTTGGAAACTTCCGTCAGGTGGTCAATCGTGCGCTTGAAGCGCTCCACCGAGTCCATCATCCGCGTCAGGGTGGGGGCTACGCTCCGGCTTTGCTCGCCGTCGGCGGGCAGCTCCTCCTGCAGCAGGTAAAGCAGGCCTTCGATGTTGCTGATGGGGGCTTTCAGGTCGTGGGAGGCGGTATAGATGAAGTTGTCCAGGTCCACGTTGGTGCGCTGCAGCTGTTCGTTGGCTTCGCTCAGCTCCTGCGCGAGGGCCAGGGCCTGCTGCCCGCCTTCCTCCACTACGCGCCGGGCCTGCACCTGGTCGGTTACTTCGTGGGCGAAAGCCAGTACCCCATCCACTTCTCCCTGGGCGTTGCGGCGGGCCTGGTAAGTGAAGGTGAAGAACAGGTTCTCCAGGGGGCCGCTGTCGTGGCGGGCCAGCTGCAGGGGCATTTCCCGGGCTACCAGGGTTTCGCCCGTGTCGTACACGCCCCGCAGCTGCTGGTAGATGGGCGCGTCGGCAATTTCGGGAAGGGCATCGAGCACGGGCCGCCCCAGCAGCAGGCGGCTCGGGAAGATGCGCTGGTAGGCCGGGTTGACGAACTGAAACACCAGCTCCGGGCCGTCGAGGATGACGATGGGAGCGGGGGCCACCATAAACAGCTGGTGCAGCTGCTGGCGCTCGGCCTCGCGCTGCCGGCGGGCCTGCACCTGCTCCGTCACGTCGAAGGCGAAGATGGAAATGCCGGCAATCTGGTCCTGCTCGCGGTAAGCCTGGTACGTGAAGGTGTAGTACACTTCCTGCTCCGGCCTACCTCCGGCCGGCTCCAGACGCATGGGCAGCTCGGTGCCGAAGAACGTGTTGCCAGTGCGGAATACGTTGTCGAGCTGCGCCAGGAAGCCGGCCGCTATAGTTTCGGGCAGGGCCTCGGCCACGGGCCGGCCGGTAAGCTGGCGTTCGGGAAAAAGCTGCTGGTAGGCGGCATTGACGTACTCGAAGCGGTGCTCGGGGCCGCGCAGCAACGCCACGGCGGCGGGCGTGTCGGCTAGGATGTGGAACAGTGCCTCGCGCTCCTGCACCTGCCGCCGGGCCGCAGCCAGCACCTGAGCCTGCAGGGCTTCGTTTTGCTGGCGGGCCTGCACCCGCTCGGTCACATCAATGGCAAAGCTCATCACGCCCTCAATCTGCCCGGTGGCGTCAAACAGGGGCTGGTAGGCCAAATCCAGGTACACGTCCTGCAGCTCGCCGTTGCCCAGCCGGTCGAGGCGGGTGAGGCGCTCATGCTCGTGCAGGGCCTCGCCGGTACGGTACACGCGGTCCAGGGGCTCGTGCTGCGCCTCGGGCAGCTCGGGCAGGGCCTTG belongs to Hymenobacter sp. J193 and includes:
- a CDS encoding DUF3817 domain-containing protein, producing MFKSPIGRLRLLALAEGISLLLLVGVAVPLKHFYGNPALVRALGPVHGLLFLLFVLNTLRVGVEYRWRFATTTWKVLLACLVPFGTFYVDYKILAPLQKQMR
- a CDS encoding PAS domain-containing sensor histidine kinase — its product is MPDLPVPAPLRSLPADALLADLLAVSMTGVIYYTPIYDPAGSGSIVDFRFEYLNPAAQRMMRMPEVPTLTHNEQWPHSKAHGTFDFHVDAYISGEPRSYNINYQADGYDNYYRLAARRSGDGMWVSFTDTADQPRSPVEVALREAQAAEKAARADAEIQRQRLCQVLMSLPAQVATYHGPDHVYTLVNQRYQDYFPRHTLLGRPVREAVPEAADQGFFDRLDQVYTSGEPAYGLELPVHLDFDGTGQPQPQLVYINAFYLPLRDAAGNVDGVLDFSYNVTEQVLARQQLQQLNQELETRVQARTREAERARAEAEEQRGRLERLFSQAPALINIFTGPDHVLSLVHPRTRELLPNRLLQGLPRRKALPELPEAQHEPLDRVYRTGEALHEHERLTRLDRLGNGELQDVYLDLAYQPLFDATGQIEGVMSFAIDVTERVQARQQNEALQAQVLAAARRQVQEREALFHILADTPAAVALLRGPEHRFEYVNAAYQQLFPERQLTGRPVAEALPETIAAGFLAQLDNVFRTGNTFFGTELPMRLEPAGGRPEQEVYYTFTYQAYREQDQIAGISIFAFDVTEQVQARRQREAERQQLHQLFMVAPAPIVILDGPELVFQFVNPAYQRIFPSRLLLGRPVLDALPEIADAPIYQQLRGVYDTGETLVAREMPLQLARHDSGPLENLFFTFTYQARRNAQGEVDGVLAFAHEVTDQVQARRVVEEGGQQALALAQELSEANEQLQRTNVDLDNFIYTASHDLKAPISNIEGLLYLLQEELPADGEQSRSVAPTLTRMMDSVERFKRTIDHLTEVSKLQKEHDAPATSVDLAAVVEDVRQDLLPLLQATGAKLVIDVAARPAIQFSEKNLRSVVYNLLSNALKYHSPNRPPRVDVRAHVRPGYTVLEVHDNGLGIEPSYRPRLFSMFQRFHTHVEGSGIGLYMVKRMVDNAGGHIEVHSQPGAGTTFFVHLPQVPGAAA
- a CDS encoding response regulator, producing MAAISCTLLVDDDETTNYLNQTLLRRMAITDTVLVATNGQEALDLLHTHCAPVASPTCPALILLDMKMPRMNGMEFLQAYTRRPPTDNPAVVIIMLTTSLNPNDVASMQNLPIAGYLTKPLTREKVDQILHEHFPAGPEPLS